The genomic DNA CGCTGTAGGCGCCATGTACGCCCTGGAACGCGGCTTTCATGGGCCAAAGATAGGTGCACTCCAGCGGGGATTCAATCGGATGCGGCGTCCAAATGGGATGCGGCATCCAAACGGCGCGCCCCCGCGTAATGATCGCCGAAGTAGGGCGCGTCCAAGGCCGAATACGCCACGCCCACGCTGGTGGCCGAGTGGATGAAGTAGCCCTTGCCCATATAGATGCCCGCATGATCGATAAAGCCCAGGTTCTCGAAGAACACCAGATCGCCCGGCGCCAGGGAGGCCCGCTCCACGGCCGCGCCGCGATGATACAAGGCGGAGGAATTGTGGGGCAGATCCACCCCATAGACCTCGGCGAACACCTGCCGGATGAAACCGGAGCAATCCATACCCGAACGGCTCTGGCCCCCGAAGCTGTAAGGCACCCCGAGATAGGCCTCCGCCGCCTTGCGCAAGGGGTCCTCCCCGGTGGAGACATGCTTCAATGCGGCCGGTACGATGGGCGTGGGGGTCAGGGAGGGATCGGGCATGATGTAGCCGCCCGCATTCCGGTTATAGTAAGGACGGACCAGGGGGCCGCAGGCGGAGAGGAAGAGTAAAGGGCCGACCGCTAGTAGGATCTGGGGGAGCGACCGTGCGGCATGGGTCATTCCTGGAATCTAGCCATTTCGGAAGTCGCGCGCCGCTCCGAATGCGACCGCCAGCGAACCCCTAGGAGAAGGTTTTTTTAAGGGAAACCTTTTGCGATACCGCTAGGCCGCCGCGGATTCAGCGGCGGCGGCCACCTGGAGCAATTCTTCTTCGCCGAACGGCTTGCCGATGAACTGCAGACCCACCGGGAATTTACCGACCTTGGCCACCGGCTGTGAGGACGCGGGCAGGCCCGCCAGGTTCACCGCCACCGTATAGATATCGCCCAGATACTGCGCCATGGGATCGGCGTAGATGGCGCCTACCTTCGGCGGCAAGGTGGGCATGGTGGGCGTTGCCACCACATCGCATGTCGCGAAGGCGCGGTTGAAATCGTCGGTGATGAGGCGGCGGACTTTCTGCGCCTGCATGTAGTAGGCATCGTAGAAGCCCGAACTCAGCACGTAGGTCCCGAGCAGGATCCGCTTCTTCACTTCTTCGCCGAAACCCTGGGAGCGGGTCTTCGCGTAGAGGCTGAACAGATCCGTCACGTCCTTGGCGCGTACGGTATAACGGACACCATCGTAGCGCGACAGGTTGGCCGAGGCTTCGGCGGTGGCGATCACGTAGTAGGCGGCCACGGCGTATTTGAAACTGGGGATGGACACCTCGCGCAGGGTCGCGCCGGCCTTCTGCAAAGCTTCCAGCGCCTTCATCACCGCGTCGCGGACCTCGGGCTGCAGGCCCTCGCCGAAGCATTCCTTGGGGATACCGATGGTTTTCCCCTTCGCGCCTTTACCCAGGGAGGCGGTGAAATCCGGCACGGGCTGTTGGGCCGAGGTGCTATCGCGCTCATCCCGCCCGCAAATGGCGTTGAGGACCAAGGCCGCATCGGCCACGGTGTTCCCGAAGCTGCCGATCTGATCGAGGGACGAGGCGTAGGCCACCAGGCCATAGCGCGACACGCGACCATAGGTGGGCTTCACGCCGACCAGGCCGCAACAAGCCGCCGGCTGGCGGATGGATCCGCCCGTATCCGATCCCAAGGACGCGAGCACCGTACCCGAGGCTACCGCCACGGCCGATCCTCCCGAGGATCCGCCGGCGATCACGCCCTCGTCGAGCGGATTCTTGGGGGCTCCGAAGGCGCTGGTCTCCGAGGTCGCGCCCATGGCGAACTCGTCCATATTGGTCTTGCCCACGATCACGGCTCCAGCCGCCTCCAAGCGCGCCGCCGCGGTGGCATCGTAAGGGGATTCGAATTGGGCGAGGATCTTCGAACCGCAAGTGGTGCGGCCATGAGCGGTAACGATATTGTCCTTCACCGCCATGGGGATGCCCGCCAAGGGGCCCAGCTTTTCCCCGGCCGCGCGCCGCTTGTCCAAGGCCCGCGCCCGTTCCAGGGCGGAATCGGCCAGCACCGAGATGTAGGCGTTCAGGCTTTTCTTAGCCTCGATCCGGGCCAGCGAATCGAGGGCCAGGGATTCGGCGGTGATCTCCCCGGCTTGGACTTTCCGGGCGGTTTCGGCGAGGGTTGCCATAGAAAAAGGGCCTTGAAAGAGGAACCCGGCAATATAGAAAAGGGGCGAACGGATTAGATTTTCCCGTCGCTGTCGGGTTCGTTCTATTCGCGGCCGCCCGCCCAGGTTATCTTCCCAAGCAAGGAGGATTTTACCGATGGGCAGAATCGTGATTTCGGAATGGATGAGCTTGGACGGCGTTTTCGATGCGACCTTGATGGCGGAGTGGTTCAACCCTTTCCATAGCGATCGCCGGGGGGCATGGATCCGCGCGGGCATCGATGCCTGCGAATCCATGCTTTACGGCCGCACGACCTATCAGATGCTCGCGCCTTATTGGTCGGCGTTACAGAACAACGAGATGGGCGTGGCGGCGAAGCTGAACGGCGTGCGGAAGTACGTCGTTTCCGCGACCCTGGAAAAGGCGGATTGGGAAAATTCCATCGTCATCAAAACCGATGCGCTGAGGGAAATCTCCCGGCTCAAGGCGGCGGTGGCGGGGGACATGCTTCTGACCGGAAGCGCGACCCTGGCGAAAGCCTTGCTCGAGGCCGGCCTCGCCGATGAGTTAAGGGTGCTGATCCAGCCGATCGTCATGGGGAAGGGCCGGCGGTTTTTCCTGGAGGGGATGCGGAGCCGGTTGGAACTCATCGGGACGGAAACCCTCGATCTCGGCGTGACGGCCCTGACTTACAAGGCCGCCAAGCCATAGCGGTCCTGGGGGAATCGGACCGCGGCGATGGATGCGGCTGCGTCGGAAGCGGCGTCCCCCGCCATCTTATCGTTAACCGCGGTTGGACCACTTCATGAAATAAAGGGAAAGCGCCACCCCGAGGATGCTGCAAGCGTTGAACTTGAGGCCCAGCCCTAAGCGTAGCTTGACCGTATACAGATCGATGGCCCAGCCGTCGCGGTAGCCCAGATCGAGCTCGAAGGCTTTCACGAAGAAATTGCGGATCGGGTTATTCATATCGCCGCCGGATAGGACGCCGATCTGGCCGAGCACCACGCCCAGCACCTCGCCCAGGATGCCGCCCAGCACCAGGCCCAACAGGATGAAAACAACCAATCGGCCCACGCCGGCATTCCTATTCATGCTCTCCATCTCCTTCCCTCAGAAGATCTTCGTTTTATGCGGCTTTTCCTCGAGCAGGATCGAGGTTTTCCGCTTCTCGTTCCCGCGCTGGAACTGTATCTCCACCGACTCGCCCACTTGGAACAATTTGAACACATCCTGGATATCCTGCAAGGTGGCGATGCGCTTGCCGGCCACCTCGTAAATCAGATCGCCTACCTTCAGCCCCGACTTCTCGCCCGGGGAACCGCGATCGACGCCGGCCACGGTCACGCCCGGGCGGTTCTCGTCGATGTTCGGGTCGGCATAGATGCCGGTGGTGAACTCGCGGATGCGGCCGTACTTGATCAGTTCGTCCATCACCAGCTTGGCCTTCTGGATGGGGATGGCGAAGCCCAGGCCGATGGAGCCCTGCGATTGCCCGCCGCCCGTGAAGATGAAGGTGTTGATGCCGATGACCTTGCCGTCGGCGTTGACCAAGGCGCCTCCCGAGTTGCCGGGATTGATGGACGCATCGGTCTGGATCATGTTGTGGTAATGGATGTCGCTGTTGCTGCTGAAGGAACGGTTCACGGCGCTGATGACCCCGACGGTAACGGTTGGCTTGGTGTCCCCGATCAGATAGCCGTACGGATTGCCGATGGCTACGACCCATTCACCGATCAGATTGTCCGGTTTTTCCTGCAAGGATGCCACCGGAAGATCGTTGGCCTTGATTTTGACCACGGCCAGATCGTTGGCCCCGTCGGCACCGACGAGCTTGGCCTGCAACTGCCGACCGTCGGGCAAGGTTACCGTGATGCCTTCCAGCTGGCCGCCCTCTTCCCCTCCTCCGACCACGTGGCTGTTGGTCAGGATAAACCCCTCTTTGGACACGATGACGCCCGATCCCAGGCTGCTCATCTCCTTGCGGCGGTATTGGGGTCCGAACAGGTCGAAAAAGGGATCCTGGAAGAACGGATTGCCGTAGGCGACGACGGCGGACCGGCGCACGGTGATGGAGACCACCGAAGGCGCCGCCTTCTCGGTGGCCACCACGATGGCTGTGCGGCGCGCGTCGGAAGGGTTGCTGCCCTGGGGATTGATGGGGAGCGCGTTGTCGGCGGCCCAAGCGGACAGGGCCAGCAGGCATGCCAGGGTTAGGGATTTAGACGTAGTCATAGTCGGCGTAGGCGACCCTTTCCAGGCACAGGCCATGGGCCGGGGCCCAAATACGTTCGCCCCGGAAAGCTCCATCAAGGATCAGACGCATGGTTCCTTCGGAAAGGGCGCCGCGTCCTATCTCGAAGGCCGCGCCCACGATGGAGCGTACCATTTTGTGCAGGAACCGGTTCGCTTCCAACGTCACCTCAAGGAAAGCCGCATCGGCCGTGGCTTCGGCCCGGAGGACCTCGCACTCGGTCCCTTTCCCGTCGTCCCGGGGCACGCAGAAGTTAGCAAAATCGTGCTTGCCGACCACTTCGGAAAGCGCGCCCCGGAAGCGATCGAGATCGATAGAAAAGCCGGGATGCCATGCGAGCGCGCCGAACAATGCGGTGGGACGCAAGGCGATGCGGTAGCGGTAGCGTCGCGAGAGCGCCGAATAGCGCGCATGGAAATCCGGCGCGCATATTTCCAAGCCGCGGATATAAACGGCGTCGGCGGTAAGGGCGTTGACCGAGCGCTGCACGCGGCGGCCGTCGAGCTCGACCTCGCTATCGAAGTGGGCTACTTGCCCGGAGGCATGCACGCCGGCATCGGTGCGGCCCGCTCCGGTGACGGCGACGGGCGCACGCAAGCAAACGCCGAAGGCGCGCTCCAACTCCCCCTGAACGGTGGGCTGTCCTGGCTGGACCTGCCACCCGGCGAAAGCGGAGCCGAGATACTCGACGGCGAAGCGATAGCGCGGCATGGGCGGGAAAATAGGAAAAGCGGTGAGCCGCTGC from Fibrobacterota bacterium includes the following:
- a CDS encoding C40 family peptidase, giving the protein MTHAARSLPQILLAVGPLLFLSACGPLVRPYYNRNAGGYIMPDPSLTPTPIVPAALKHVSTGEDPLRKAAEAYLGVPYSFGGQSRSGMDCSGFIRQVFAEVYGVDLPHNSSALYHRGAAVERASLAPGDLVFFENLGFIDHAGIYMGKGYFIHSATSVGVAYSALDAPYFGDHYAGARRLDAASHLDAASD
- the gatA gene encoding Asp-tRNA(Asn)/Glu-tRNA(Gln) amidotransferase subunit GatA, yielding MATLAETARKVQAGEITAESLALDSLARIEAKKSLNAYISVLADSALERARALDKRRAAGEKLGPLAGIPMAVKDNIVTAHGRTTCGSKILAQFESPYDATAAARLEAAGAVIVGKTNMDEFAMGATSETSAFGAPKNPLDEGVIAGGSSGGSAVAVASGTVLASLGSDTGGSIRQPAACCGLVGVKPTYGRVSRYGLVAYASSLDQIGSFGNTVADAALVLNAICGRDERDSTSAQQPVPDFTASLGKGAKGKTIGIPKECFGEGLQPEVRDAVMKALEALQKAGATLREVSIPSFKYAVAAYYVIATAEASANLSRYDGVRYTVRAKDVTDLFSLYAKTRSQGFGEEVKKRILLGTYVLSSGFYDAYYMQAQKVRRLITDDFNRAFATCDVVATPTMPTLPPKVGAIYADPMAQYLGDIYTVAVNLAGLPASSQPVAKVGKFPVGLQFIGKPFGEEELLQVAAAAESAAA
- a CDS encoding dihydrofolate reductase; this encodes MGRIVISEWMSLDGVFDATLMAEWFNPFHSDRRGAWIRAGIDACESMLYGRTTYQMLAPYWSALQNNEMGVAAKLNGVRKYVVSATLEKADWENSIVIKTDALREISRLKAAVAGDMLLTGSATLAKALLEAGLADELRVLIQPIVMGKGRRFFLEGMRSRLELIGTETLDLGVTALTYKAAKP
- a CDS encoding DUF4321 domain-containing protein, coding for MNRNAGVGRLVVFILLGLVLGGILGEVLGVVLGQIGVLSGGDMNNPIRNFFVKAFELDLGYRDGWAIDLYTVKLRLGLGLKFNACSILGVALSLYFMKWSNRG
- a CDS encoding trypsin-like peptidase domain-containing protein, which translates into the protein MTTSKSLTLACLLALSAWAADNALPINPQGSNPSDARRTAIVVATEKAAPSVVSITVRRSAVVAYGNPFFQDPFFDLFGPQYRRKEMSSLGSGVIVSKEGFILTNSHVVGGGEEGGQLEGITVTLPDGRQLQAKLVGADGANDLAVVKIKANDLPVASLQEKPDNLIGEWVVAIGNPYGYLIGDTKPTVTVGVISAVNRSFSSNSDIHYHNMIQTDASINPGNSGGALVNADGKVIGINTFIFTGGGQSQGSIGLGFAIPIQKAKLVMDELIKYGRIREFTTGIYADPNIDENRPGVTVAGVDRGSPGEKSGLKVGDLIYEVAGKRIATLQDIQDVFKLFQVGESVEIQFQRGNEKRKTSILLEEKPHKTKIF
- the truA gene encoding tRNA pseudouridine(38-40) synthase TruA, which encodes MPRYRFAVEYLGSAFAGWQVQPGQPTVQGELERAFGVCLRAPVAVTGAGRTDAGVHASGQVAHFDSEVELDGRRVQRSVNALTADAVYIRGLEICAPDFHARYSALSRRYRYRIALRPTALFGALAWHPGFSIDLDRFRGALSEVVGKHDFANFCVPRDDGKGTECEVLRAEATADAAFLEVTLEANRFLHKMVRSIVGAAFEIGRGALSEGTMRLILDGAFRGERIWAPAHGLCLERVAYADYDYV